One genomic segment of Choristoneura fumiferana chromosome Z, NRCan_CFum_1, whole genome shotgun sequence includes these proteins:
- the LOC141433379 gene encoding uncharacterized protein translates to MEDKLPSYKLKNEDLRKKTATKHTPKEAMKKAKGDCEVSESTSHTKFFKKDRYEDLYSRITRDQYFGKEESITGSSDSFHCVHGPEGKQYSEKGKLKRNILKELDPHPVDCEWNDGCPPAYDWEMAQKLEFLVTDVLALQQLDRLNAHLKDYARTSSEGYMINVLDSTCVVLDFLVETYQKEPSLREGLVLLLKNTQKSIMLNASVDIVTYFDNLRRYMGFLGYLLLRLEEDDLFELVSMAVRWQLSAPDSKRAAGAVQMRPALAAAAPVVSQSIVRMLAVCSAYRFPTFLDIAFFLACDSVENCVMLMKENILENIFYRFNPYFPGKKLPAYDINPADPQDFNVQLGESSVHMSTTLSLLLVLVTTLKQCTDENLSFPNSLPCPDSYALRCFVWTYRYECRARDHRHQRITLTVIASALAKCFGERLVTFATSLMPDVMSLSVLTELPFRVGWIEGVNFNTSQLDVQFKKVLIYLSIDLLKIFPYNSFLVESQCWLLGLMCLLDPGLSHLQARWSPALFAELRTTALQALVCALPRIPARLAKDYSLIRRIMWYIEWYSESPYELPVLYWSVRVLQVAFYSRGDPARATAVKDLFDTHGIIIMMHLCKTLLQHQSPPVEKRQVIIALALRLLTSSFERGAPTTCCVYPEIKWPSSIPTLAKRMLDTVLQSLDRNCNISDRWLISLLNFIWEGIIWKQGYRQVFLAHDGVYKLLDLITLTRAPVQCIALALVCDAARAGAAVGQLVSWRASIAASNANPLVVKRGSTIASLLAAIFRDECQRIGVRLNENGIIQDLDNPLRSADVREAVNDPDFQTGKHDRTAVCYAAAELAGSRLSKAFALLHMLSEDLNFKVLVTDETYNLYKHIKLTPQDEAILVLCSHYLTEKLNEAWSEIEIQCQDLEPQDKDILEEFLHISKGWAVEIKQQQEAIIEADRKKKHEEENSLYEFLGRVRLNMALDALREVRCVARASDRARVTHAMLFDAVHAHNRRAARARELGAPVLRTYGPSLDDHNITGQYVKVYSIHPKNKPKPMVMDHSSSTL, encoded by the exons ATGGAGGATAAATTACCTTCctacaaattaaaaaacgaagacttaagaaaaaaaaccgctaccaagcatactcccaaagaAGCTATGAAGAAAGCTAAGGGGGATTGCGAGGTTTCGGAGAGTACTTCCCATACGAAGTTCTTTAAAAAGGATAGATATGAAGACTTGTACTCGAGAATTACTAGAGATCAATATTTTGGTAAAGAAGAATCTATAACAGGATCATCTGATAGCTTCCACTGTGTCCATGGTCCTGAAGGAAAACAGTATTCAGAGAAAGGGAagttaaaaagaaatattttgaaagaattGGATCCTCACCCCGTTG ATTGCGAGTGGAACGACGGATGCCCCCCTGCGTATGACTGGGAGATGGCGCAAAAGCTAGAGTTTCTGGTCACAGACGTCTTGGCTCTACAACAGCTCGATCGCTTGAACGCACATCTGAAAGATTATGCGAGGACTTCTTCGGAAGGATAC ATGATCAATGTACTTGACAGCACCTGCGTTGTCTTGGATTTTTTAGTGGAAACTTATCAAAAAGAGCCGAGTCTTCGCGAGGGCCTTGTATTACTATTGAAGAATACGCAAAAATCAATTATGCTAAATGCAAGTGTCGACATCGTCACCTATTTTGATAACTTGAGAAGGTACATGGGTTTTTTGG GTTACCTACTGCTTCGTTTGGAGGAGGATGATTTGTTCGAGCTGGTGTCAATGGCTgtgcggtggcagctgtcggcCCCCGACTCGAAGCGCGCCGCGGGCGCAGTGCAGATGCGGCCGGCGCTCGCCGCCGCTGCGCCCGTCGTCTCCCAAAGCATCGTCAGGATGCTTGCTGTCTGTTCCGCATACCGCTTCCCCACGTTCTTAGACATAGCGTTTTTCTTGGCTTGCGACTCAGTTGAAAACT GTGTCATGCTGATGAAAGAAAACATATTAGAGAATATTTTCTACCGCTTCAACCCTTACTTCCCTGGGAAAAAGTTGCCGGCGTACGACATCAATCCGGCCGATCCTCAAGACTTCAATGTTCAATTGG GTGAGAGCAGTGTGCACATGTCTACGACTCTGTCATTGCTGCTGGTATTGGTCACGACGTTAAAACAGTGTACCGACGAAAACCTCAGTTTTCCTAATAGCCTGCCTTGTCCTGATAGTTATGCATTAAG ATGCTTCGTGTGGACGTACCGGTACGAGTGCCGGGCGCGCGACCACCGCCACCAGCGTATCACTCTGACGGTAATAGCGTCTGCACTGGCCAAGTGTTTCGGCGAGCGACTAGTTACATTTGCGACCTCTTTAATGCCAG ATGTAATGTCTCTGTCAGTTCTCACGGAGCTACCCTTTCGAGTGGGCTGGATTGAGGGTGTTAATTTCAATACCTCTCAGCTAGACGTGCAATTCAAGAAGGTTCTAATATATCTAAGCATCGATTTACTAAAGATCTTTCCCTACAACAGTTTT ttggTAGAGTCACAATGTTGGCTACTCGGCCTGATGTGTCTTCTGGACCCAGGGCTGAGTCACCTGCAAGCCCGGTGGTCACCGGCGCTATTTGCGGAGCTGCGCACAACTGCGCTCCAGGCCTTGGTGTGCGCGCTGCCGCGGATTCCCGCGCGACTGGCGAAGGATTACAGCTTGATTAGGAG GATAATGTGGTACATCGAGTGGTATTCTGAGAGTCCCTACGAACTGCCCGTCTTGTACTGGAGCGTGCGAGTTCTGCAGGTCGCCTTCTACAGCCGCGGCGACCCAGCCCGCGCCACTGCGGTCAAAGATCTGTTTGACACACAtggaataataattatgatgc ATCTGTGTAAAACACTGCTACAGCACCAGAGCCCGCCGGTGGAGAAGCGTCAGGTGATAATAGCCCTCGCTCTCCGCTTGCTGACCAGTTCGTTCGAGCGCGGCGCGCCGACCACCTGCTGCGTTTATCCAGAGATCAAATGGCCAAGCTCGATACCCACTCTCGCTAAGAGAATGCTGGACACTGTCTTACAATCTTTAGATAGGAATTGCAACATTAGTGACAG ATGGTTGATATCGCTTTTAAATTTTATCTGGGAAGGCATAATTTGGAAACAAGGATATAGACAAGTCTTTTTGGCTCATGATGGAGTTTACAAGTTGTTAGATCTAATAACG TTGACACGAGCTCCGGTGCAGTGCATAGCTCTGGCGCTGGTTTGCGACGCCGCGCGCGCAGGCGCTGCCGTGGGCCAGCTCGTTTCTTGGCGAGCTAGTATTGCTGCTTCCAACGCT AATCCGCTCGTCGTGAAACGAGGTTCTACCATCGCAAGTCTCCTGGCGGCGATTTTTAGAGATGAATGCCAGAGGATAGGCGTGCGCTTAAATGAGAATGGAATAATACAGG ATTTAGATAACCCATTAAGATCAGCCGATGTGCGGGAAGCAGTAAATGATCCGGATTTTCAAACAGGCAAGCATGATCGAACCGCTGTCTGCTACGCCGCAGCCGAACTAGCGGGATCTCGGTTATCAAAG GCTTTTGCCCTGCTACACATGCTGTCTGAGGATTTGAACTTCAAAGTGCTTGTAACAGATGAAACATACAACCTTTACAAGCACATTAAGCTGACTCCTCAAGACGAA GCAATTCTGGTGCTCTGTTCTCACTACTTGACCGAAAAACTGAACGAAGCGTGGTCGGAAATTGAAATACAATGTCAAGATCTTGAACCACAAGATAAAGACATTCTTGAAGAATTTCTTCACATCAGCAA GGGTTGGGccgttgaaataaaacaacaacaagAGGCAATTATTGAAGCAGATCGGAAGAAA AAACATGAGGAGGAGAACTCTCTTTATGAATTCCTGGGGCGAGTACGGCTGAACATGGCGTTGGATGCCTTGCGGGAG GTGCGTTGCGTTGCGCGAGCGTCAGACCGGGCGCGCGTTACGCACGCGATGCTGTTCGACGCCGTGCACGCGCATAATCgccgcgcggcgcgcgcacgcgAATTGGGCGCGCCTGTGTTGCGCACCTACGGACCTTCCCTGGACGATcac AACATAACTGGTCAGTATGTGAAAGTGTACAGCATCCATCCCAAAAACAAGCCCAAGCCTATGGTTATGGATCACTCTTCTTCGACGCTGTAA